Proteins encoded together in one Astatotilapia calliptera chromosome 7, fAstCal1.2, whole genome shotgun sequence window:
- the LOC113026987 gene encoding liver carboxylesterase 2-like isoform X2 produces the protein MEEVRLFFCRLKLVESRDTLHAILSLKLRGGICMRTDCLSWHLVFAKSPIVVMCIKTTMKSNAKLNFWFSMSVLFLCVATQLRAPVVHTKLGSLKGEYVSVKGKETGVHAYLGVPFAKPPLGPSLRLAPPQPAERWEGVRYATKQPPMCIQPERFALALLDKLGFLLADIPDISEDCLYLNIYTPAKRADDAQLPVMVWIHGGGLTVGSASTYDGSALAAYQDVVVVLIQYRLGLLGFLSTGDEHISGNFGLLDQIEALRWIQQHIHSFGGDPGLVTIFGESAGGVSVSLLLLSPLSDGLFHHAIAESGTAAMDLLVENYPLLKEVSNASGCSLKSTKTFADCIRSLDIDTIVDFTKDRRLRCPVNVDGHFLTKPVDELFRKHELLTVPFMMGVNNDEAGWMLKNLFISVPQNWAEGMDRAQVINAMAFFYPNPKDAFIKNLIIDEYIGNGANRVKNRDGFSEVTADIIFNIPVIKTANAHREAGAPVYLYEYQHSLKMVQKRRPSFVGSDHTDEIFTVMGFCFTTTHVKLPHPCFVEEEQLSRTMMSYWGNFARTGSPNGHNLVHWPKYEADEKYLAIGLTTQVTAQHLKKERFVFLTQTVPEKLKRHEENAKRSEL, from the exons ATGGAAGAAGTGAGATTGTTTTTCTGTCGATTAAAATTGGTGGAATCACGTGACACCCTGCACGCTATATTAAGTCTTAAGTTACGCGGAGGAATCTGCATGAGGACGGACTGCCTCTCCTGGCACTTAGTTTTTGCAAAGTCGCCGATTGTTGTAATGTGTATCAAGACCACAATGAAGTCCAATGCAAAGCTGAATTTCTGGTTTTCAATGTCcgttttatttctctgtgttgCTACACAGCTGAGAG CGCCTGTAGTCCACACAAAGCTCGGGAGCCTGAAAGGTGAGTATGTGAGTGTGAAAGGGAAGGAGACTGGCGTCCATGCCTACCTGGGTGTCCCATTTGCTAAACCACCCCTCGGCCCTTCCTTGAGACTGGCTCCACCTCAGCCTGCAGAAAGATGGGAAGGAGTAAGATATGCCACTAAACAGCCACCAAT gtgCATACAACCTGAGCGATTTGCTTTGGCACTGCTTGATAAACTCGGTTTCTTGTTGGCTGATATCCCAGACATCTCTGAAGATTGCCTTTACCTCAACATTTACACTCCTGCTAAAAGAGCTGATGATGCCCAGCTCCCA gtcATGGTCTGGATCCATGGTGGAGGCCTCACAGTAGGATCAGCTTCAACATATGATGGATCTGCCCTGGCTGCTTACCAGGACGTGGTTGTGGTTCTGATCCAGTATCGCTTAGGACTTCTGGGTTTTCTCAG CACCGGAGATGAGCACATTTCGGGGAACTTTGGCCTGCTCGATCAGATTGAAGCTCTCAGGTGGATCCAGCAGCACATTCACAGCTTTGGAGGAGACCCAGGATTAGTTACTATATTTGGAGAGTCTGCTGGTGGAGTGAGCGTGTCTCTTCTG CTCCTGTCACCACTGTCTGATGGGCTGTTTCATCATGCAATTGCTGAGAGCGGCACAGCTGCAATGGATTTACTTGTGGAAAATTATCCTCTACTAAAG GAGGTTTCAAATGCATCTGGCTGCAGCCTTAAAAGCACAAAGACGTTTGCTGATTGCATAAGAAGCCTTGATATTGATACCATAGTGGATTTTACCAAG GACCGACGGTTAAGATGTCCTGTAAATGTTGATGGGCATTTCCTGACAAAACCTGTGGATGAGCTGTTTCGTAAACATGAACTCCTCACTGTACCATTCATGATGGGTGTGAATAATGATGAAGCGGGATGGATGCTAAAAAAT tTATTCATTAGTGTTCCACAAAATTGGGCAGAAGGAATGGATCGGGCACAAGTCATCAATGCAATGGCCTTCTTCTATCCCAAT CCTAAAGATGCATTCATCAAAAATTTGATAATTGATGAATATATTGGAAACGGTGCCAACCGTGTGAAAAACCGAGATGGGTTCTCTGAGGTTACTGCAGATATTATATTCAATATTCCAGTCATTAAAACTGCTAATGCGCACAGAG AAGCGGGTGCTCCTGTATACCTGTATGAGTACCAGCATTCCTTGAAAATGGTGCAGAAAAGAAGACCGAGCTTTGTTGGGAGTGATCATACAGATGAAATTTTTACAGTGATGGgattttgcttcacaactaccCACGTTAAACTGCCTC ATCCATGCTTTGTGGAGGAGGAACAGTTGAGCAGAACCATGATGAGCTACTGGGGCAACTTTGCTCGCACAGG GTCTCCTAATGGGCACAACCTTGTCCACTGGCCAAAGTATGAAGCAGATGAAAAGTACCTGGCGATTGGTTTAACAACGCAGGTAACTGCTCAGCACCTGAAGAAGGAGCGCTTTGTCTTCCTGACTCAGACCGTGCCAGAGAAGCTCAAACGGCATGAGGAAAATGCAAAACGCAGCGAGCTGTAG
- the LOC113026987 gene encoding liver carboxylesterase 2-like isoform X1, with translation MEEVRLFFCRLKLVESRDTLHAILSLKLRGGICMRTDCLSWHLVFAKSPIVVMCIKTTMKSNAKLNFWFSMSVLFLCVATQLRAPVVHTKLGSLKGEYVSVKGKETGVHAYLGVPFAKPPLGPSLRLAPPQPAERWEGVRYATKQPPMCIQPERFALALLDKLGFLLADIPDISEDCLYLNIYTPAKRADDAQLPVMVWIHGGGLTVGSASTYDGSALAAYQDVVVVLIQYRLGLLGFLSTGDEHISGNFGLLDQIEALRWIQQHIHSFGGDPGLVTIFGESAGGVSVSLLLLSPLSDGLFHHAIAESGTAAMDLLVENYPLLKAQEVSNASGCSLKSTKTFADCIRSLDIDTIVDFTKDRRLRCPVNVDGHFLTKPVDELFRKHELLTVPFMMGVNNDEAGWMLKNLFISVPQNWAEGMDRAQVINAMAFFYPNPKDAFIKNLIIDEYIGNGANRVKNRDGFSEVTADIIFNIPVIKTANAHREAGAPVYLYEYQHSLKMVQKRRPSFVGSDHTDEIFTVMGFCFTTTHVKLPHPCFVEEEQLSRTMMSYWGNFARTGSPNGHNLVHWPKYEADEKYLAIGLTTQVTAQHLKKERFVFLTQTVPEKLKRHEENAKRSEL, from the exons ATGGAAGAAGTGAGATTGTTTTTCTGTCGATTAAAATTGGTGGAATCACGTGACACCCTGCACGCTATATTAAGTCTTAAGTTACGCGGAGGAATCTGCATGAGGACGGACTGCCTCTCCTGGCACTTAGTTTTTGCAAAGTCGCCGATTGTTGTAATGTGTATCAAGACCACAATGAAGTCCAATGCAAAGCTGAATTTCTGGTTTTCAATGTCcgttttatttctctgtgttgCTACACAGCTGAGAG CGCCTGTAGTCCACACAAAGCTCGGGAGCCTGAAAGGTGAGTATGTGAGTGTGAAAGGGAAGGAGACTGGCGTCCATGCCTACCTGGGTGTCCCATTTGCTAAACCACCCCTCGGCCCTTCCTTGAGACTGGCTCCACCTCAGCCTGCAGAAAGATGGGAAGGAGTAAGATATGCCACTAAACAGCCACCAAT gtgCATACAACCTGAGCGATTTGCTTTGGCACTGCTTGATAAACTCGGTTTCTTGTTGGCTGATATCCCAGACATCTCTGAAGATTGCCTTTACCTCAACATTTACACTCCTGCTAAAAGAGCTGATGATGCCCAGCTCCCA gtcATGGTCTGGATCCATGGTGGAGGCCTCACAGTAGGATCAGCTTCAACATATGATGGATCTGCCCTGGCTGCTTACCAGGACGTGGTTGTGGTTCTGATCCAGTATCGCTTAGGACTTCTGGGTTTTCTCAG CACCGGAGATGAGCACATTTCGGGGAACTTTGGCCTGCTCGATCAGATTGAAGCTCTCAGGTGGATCCAGCAGCACATTCACAGCTTTGGAGGAGACCCAGGATTAGTTACTATATTTGGAGAGTCTGCTGGTGGAGTGAGCGTGTCTCTTCTG CTCCTGTCACCACTGTCTGATGGGCTGTTTCATCATGCAATTGCTGAGAGCGGCACAGCTGCAATGGATTTACTTGTGGAAAATTATCCTCTACTAAAGGCACAG GAGGTTTCAAATGCATCTGGCTGCAGCCTTAAAAGCACAAAGACGTTTGCTGATTGCATAAGAAGCCTTGATATTGATACCATAGTGGATTTTACCAAG GACCGACGGTTAAGATGTCCTGTAAATGTTGATGGGCATTTCCTGACAAAACCTGTGGATGAGCTGTTTCGTAAACATGAACTCCTCACTGTACCATTCATGATGGGTGTGAATAATGATGAAGCGGGATGGATGCTAAAAAAT tTATTCATTAGTGTTCCACAAAATTGGGCAGAAGGAATGGATCGGGCACAAGTCATCAATGCAATGGCCTTCTTCTATCCCAAT CCTAAAGATGCATTCATCAAAAATTTGATAATTGATGAATATATTGGAAACGGTGCCAACCGTGTGAAAAACCGAGATGGGTTCTCTGAGGTTACTGCAGATATTATATTCAATATTCCAGTCATTAAAACTGCTAATGCGCACAGAG AAGCGGGTGCTCCTGTATACCTGTATGAGTACCAGCATTCCTTGAAAATGGTGCAGAAAAGAAGACCGAGCTTTGTTGGGAGTGATCATACAGATGAAATTTTTACAGTGATGGgattttgcttcacaactaccCACGTTAAACTGCCTC ATCCATGCTTTGTGGAGGAGGAACAGTTGAGCAGAACCATGATGAGCTACTGGGGCAACTTTGCTCGCACAGG GTCTCCTAATGGGCACAACCTTGTCCACTGGCCAAAGTATGAAGCAGATGAAAAGTACCTGGCGATTGGTTTAACAACGCAGGTAACTGCTCAGCACCTGAAGAAGGAGCGCTTTGTCTTCCTGACTCAGACCGTGCCAGAGAAGCTCAAACGGCATGAGGAAAATGCAAAACGCAGCGAGCTGTAG